Proteins from a genomic interval of Musa acuminata AAA Group cultivar baxijiao chromosome BXJ1-9, Cavendish_Baxijiao_AAA, whole genome shotgun sequence:
- the LOC103973574 gene encoding uncharacterized protein LOC103973574 produces the protein MAEEPQTYRSHPHPTPPTTNSAVTPQVPGISGFQVSPLILPGMLPIQNPDYTEHGSGIYAIPYLPYTRPMAGFSPNTLIPLKYNIPTRPSFGGASDEHGQEARQQHGPQRQVAVRRFHFAFQLDLGLIIKLAAMVFLLSQDGSPQKLILLIFFASLVYLYQTGALAPFIQWLQQAGAPRLQAPIWLQNGPPVGRDGQNNPQPVENHGVDDQNRNQPAENQEQPDTNDNHPEREGHGNNFWGVVKEIQLFVVGFLTSLLPGFHNNN, from the exons ATGGCGGAAGAACCCCAAACCTATCGCTCTCATCCCCATCCGACACCTCCAACCACGAATAGCGCTGTTACACCTCAG GTACCTGGTATTTCTGGCTTCCAGGTGTCTCCACTCATTTTGCCTGGAATGCTTCCTATCCAAAATCCAGATTACACTGAACATGGATCAGGAATTTATGCTATTCCATATCTTCCATACACTAGGCCAATGGCTGGGTTTTCTCCTAATACTCTcattccattaaagtataacataCCAAC GAGGCCAAGTTTTGGAGGAGCTAGTGATGAGCATGGGCAGGAAGCGAGGCAGCAACATGGCCCTCAAAGACAAGTAGCAGTAAGGAGATTCCACTTTGCATTTCAGCTTGACTTGGGTCTGATCATCAAGTTGGCGGCGATGGTCTTTCTTCTCAGTCAGGATGGATCACCACAAAAGCTCATTCTCCTTATTTTCTTTGCATCATTGGTTTATCT ATATCAAACTGGTGCTCTTGCTCCTTTTATACAATGGCTTCAGCAAGCAGGAGCTCCTCGATTGCAAGCTCCTATATGGCTACAGAATGGCCCTCCTGTTGGTCGTGATGGTCAGAATAATCCTCAACCTG TTGAAAATCATGGTGTTGACGATCAGAATCGGAACCAACCCGCCGAAAACCAGGAGCAACCAGATACCAATGACAATCATCCAGAACGTGAAGGACATGGAAACAATTTTTGGGGAGTGGTGAAAGAGATTCAATTGTTTGTTGTTGGGTTCTTGACTTCTCTTCTTCCAGGCTTCCATAACAACAATTAA